The Blastocatellia bacterium DNA window GTTTTTGCATTTCATGAATTAAAGTCAAAAAATGAACAATTCCAAATTCATCTGTTCTTTGAGTAAAACCTGACATATCAGAACAAAGTATTGCCCAATCTTCGCCAAACATCGCCCAAATTTTTTCATCAATAGCTTGAATGTTTGCTCCTGGCACAAGACGTTGTTCTATTAATTCTATTAAAGTTTCTCGGGCTTTTTTCATAAATTCTCCTTAGTTAATTTCAGCTAAAGCTAAAATTAATAATAATGTGCGTTTTAAGCTAATTGTTCGATCAGTTTCTTCATACCACTCTGATAATGTGTGAAATGCTCCACAACTTCCACCTGTGCCTAAAGTAACTGCTTCTAAACCTAAAGAAATAGGAATATTTGCATCTGTTGAAGAGCAATCTAAACAAGGGGTAATTCCAAATAGCTTAGTTGCTGCTAAAGCAGTTTGAACTAATTTGCTTGAAGTAGAGAGTGTTCCAGATGGCCGATCTCCAATCAAATCTATTTTCATAGTTAGTTGGTTATCTGTGAATTTAGAAGCTTGATTTTCTTCTACTAAAGCTTCTTCTAAAGATCTAAATAAATGTCTTTCTAGCTTTTCAAGTTCTGAAGCAGCCGTAGAACGTAAATCCACCTGCATTTGTGCTTGTTCGGCAATAGTATTAACACTACTACCACCTTCAATTACTCCAACATTATAAGCTGTAGCAGGTAGACGAGGCACTTTATAGCTAGCCATTTTAGCAACTGCCCGTCCTAAAGCATGAACAGGATTAGCTATCCCAAAGTCAGCCCAGGAATGCCCGCCTGAACCCAAAAAAGTAATTTTATAGCGTTTTGAACCTAAAGCTTGATGGGTGATTCTTGTTAAACCAGCACCATCAAAGGAAATAAAAAAGCGAATAGAGTTTTTATATTCACTTTCCTTAAATAAATACTTAACTCCCATTAAATCCCCAATTCCTTCTTCCCCAACTGTTGCAACAAAGAGTATTGAAATATTTGGGATTATGTTTATTGTTGTAAGTATTTTGGCTAGTGTAAGAAGTTCTGCTAAACCAGCAGCATTATCTGCAATACCTGGCGCAAAATAACGCTCATTTACTTTTTTTACCTGACAATTTGTATTAATAGGAAAAACTGTATCTAAATGAGCAGAAATACAAATATAGCTATCTGATACTCTAGGCCAACATGCAGTAACATTTCCAACTTTATCTATTTTTGTATCTTTTAGCCCTAACTCACAAAATCTTTGATAAAAATATTGGGCCCGTTCTGTTTCTGCAAAAGTGGGTGCAGGAATTTCACAAATCCTAATATGTTCTAGCATTATTTCTTTAGACAACCTATCTAATTCTTGAAAAGCTATATTTAACCAAGGCTTTTTTAAGACTGTATTAATACTAGTTTCAGGTGAAGAGCTAAACATAAACATTAAGATTTAATATCCTTGCCGTTGTACTAGAAAATATTGATATTAAGCTTTTTTGATTGCATCATCGCTTGATGTATTAGCTTGGTTTTCTTCTTCTAGATTATCAGTATTAGTTTTTGGCTTATCTAAAGATTCAGGAATGATAAAATCTACTTTTTTTAAACTAGAATTGCTTGCACTAGATTCAGGGTTAGTAAAATCTATTTTTCTTAAACTAGAATTGCAGGTCTCTAGTTTTACTTCTGTGGCGAGAATCTCTTTATTTTTAAGTGTTTCTGGTTCTAATCGTGAATAAACATCTTGTAATTTGCCAAGTAAATCCCTAGAACGTACTAGGGAATCCTCTAGAGAATTTATTACTAAAGTAAGAGAATTTCCTTCTGCTTCTATTGAAGCTCTTAAAGAACGATCCTGAATTATTTGATCCGTTAAATTACGTCTTAGATCTTGAATACATTGTTGTAGCTGGAAAGTTAAACTGTTAAGCTGTTGAATTAATGGGTTTTGATGTTCTTTTACTGCTAAATGTCGCCCTGTTTGTAGAGTATGTAACATACGGGCGGTTTCCATACGTAAGCGAGCTTGTTCAGAAAAATAAAGCTCTTGGAATTTGTTATGAACTGCAATGTTCATACGAATTATTTCTTCTAGCACTGCGGGAACATAAAACATATCTCCAAGGCTAATTTTATAGTCTCGTAATTGGGAGATTAATTTTCCTTCTATTAAAGTATTAAAACTTCGTGCCTCAATAATCAACCGACAAAGTTGGCGAAGTTTAGCTACAACAGCAGTTTGCACAATTTCAAGTGTTGGGCCAACACTGCTACATAAATCATTAAGAATTTCGCTAATGTTACTT harbors:
- a CDS encoding M20/M25/M40 family metallo-hydrolase; amino-acid sequence: MFMFSSSPETSINTVLKKPWLNIAFQELDRLSKEIMLEHIRICEIPAPTFAETERAQYFYQRFCELGLKDTKIDKVGNVTACWPRVSDSYICISAHLDTVFPINTNCQVKKVNERYFAPGIADNAAGLAELLTLAKILTTINIIPNISILFVATVGEEGIGDLMGVKYLFKESEYKNSIRFFISFDGAGLTRITHQALGSKRYKITFLGSGGHSWADFGIANPVHALGRAVAKMASYKVPRLPATAYNVGVIEGGSSVNTIAEQAQMQVDLRSTAASELEKLERHLFRSLEEALVEENQASKFTDNQLTMKIDLIGDRPSGTLSTSSKLVQTALAATKLFGITPCLDCSSTDANIPISLGLEAVTLGTGGSCGAFHTLSEWYEETDRTISLKRTLLLILALAEIN